One genomic segment of Rhinopithecus roxellana isolate Shanxi Qingling chromosome 6, ASM756505v1, whole genome shotgun sequence includes these proteins:
- the LOC115898290 gene encoding cytochrome c oxidase subunit 7C, mitochondrial produces the protein MLGHSIRRFTTSVVRRSHYEEGPGKNLPFSVENKWALLVKMCLYFGSAFAAPFLIVRHQLLKS, from the coding sequence ATGTTGGGCCACAGCATCCGGAGGTTCACAACCTCTGTGGTCCGTAGGAGCCACTATGAGGAGGGCCCTGGGAAGAATTTGCCATTTTCAGTGGAAAACAAGTGGGCGTTACTAGTTAAGATGTGTTTGTACTTTGGATCTGCATTTGCTGCACCCTTCCTTATAGTAAGACACCAACTGCTTAAATCATAA
- the RHBDD2 gene encoding rhomboid domain-containing protein 2 isoform X2, with protein MAPSGPGCRSWCLCPEVPSATFFTALLSLLVSGPRLFLLQPPLAPSGLTLKSEALRNWQVYRLVTYIFVYENPISLLCGAIIIWRFAGNFERTVGTVRHCFFTVIFAIFSAIIFLSFEAVSSLSKLGEVEDARGFTPVAFAMLGVTTVRSRMRRALVFGMVVPSVLVPWLLLGASWLIPQTSFLSNVCGLSIGLAYGLTYCYSIDLSERVALKLDQTFPFSLMRRISVFKYVSGSSAERRAAQSRKLNPVPGSYPTQSCHPHLSPSHPVSQTQHASGQKLASWPSCTPGHMPTLPPYQPASGLCYVQNHFGPNPTSSSVYPASAGTSLGVQPPTPVNSPGTVYSGALGTPGAAGSKESSRVPMP; from the exons ATGGCGCCCTCGGGGCCCGGGTGTCGCAGCTGGTGCTTGTGTCCCGAGGTGCCATCCGCCACCTTCTTCACTGCGCTGCTCTCGCTGCTGGTTTCCGGGCCTCGTCTGTTCCTACTGCAGCCGCCCCTGGCGCCCTCGGGCCTCACGCTGAAGTCCGAGGCCCTGCGCAACTGGCAAG TTTACAGGCTGGTAACCTACATCTTTGTCTACGAGAATCCCATCTCCCTGCTCTGTGGCGCTATCATCATCTGGCGCTTTGCTGGCAATTTCGAGAGAACCGTGGGCACCGTCCGCCACTGCTTCTTCACCGTGATCTTCGCCATCTTCTCTGCTATCATCTTCCTGTCATTCGAGGCTGTGTCATCACTGTCGAAGCTGGGAGAAGTGGAGGATGCCAGAGGTTTCACCCCAGTGGCCTTTGCCATGCTAGGAGTCACCACCGTCCGTTCTCGGATGAGGCGGGCCCTGGTGTTTGGCATGGTTGTGCCCTCAGTCCTGGTTCCATGGCTGCTCCTGGGCGCCTCGTGGCTCATTCCCCAGACCTCTTTCCTCAGTAATGTCTGTGGGCTGTCCATCGGGCTGGCCT ATGGCCTCACGTACTGCTATTCCATCGACCTCTCAGAGCGAGTGGCGCTGAAGCTCGATCAGACCTTCCCCTTCAGCCTGATGAGGAGGATATCCGTGTTCAAGTACGTCTCAGGGTCTTCAGCCGAAAGGAGGGCAGCCCAGAGCCGGAA GCTGAACCCGGTGCCCGGCTCCTACCCCACACAGAGCTGCCACCCTCATCTGTCCCCAAGCCACCCTGTGTCCCAGACGCAGCACGCCAGTGGTCAGAAGCTGGCCTCCTGGCCCTCCTGCACCCCCGGGCACATGCCCACCTTGCCTCCGTACCAGCCTGCCTCTGGCCTGTGCTATGTGCAGAACCACTTTGGTCCAAACCCCACCTCCTCCAGTGTCTACCCGGCTTCTGCAGGTACCTCCCTGGGTGTCCAGCCCCCCACCCCTGTGAACAGCCCTGGCACGGTGTATTCTGGGGCCTTGGGCACTCCGGGGGCTGCAGGCTCCAAGGAGTCCTCCAGGGTCCCCATGCCCTGA
- the RHBDD2 gene encoding rhomboid domain-containing protein 2 isoform X1 yields the protein MLGVTTVRSRMRRALVFGMVVPSVLVPWLLLGASWLIPQTSFLSNVCGLSIGLAYGLTYCYSIDLSERVALKLDQTFPFSLMRRISVFKYVSGSSAERRAAQSRKLNPVPGSYPTQSCHPHLSPSHPVSQTQHASGQKLASWPSCTPGHMPTLPPYQPASGLCYVQNHFGPNPTSSSVYPASAGTSLGVQPPTPVNSPGTVYSGALGTPGAAGSKESSRVPMP from the exons ATGCTAGGAGTCACCACCGTCCGTTCTCGGATGAGGCGGGCCCTGGTGTTTGGCATGGTTGTGCCCTCAGTCCTGGTTCCATGGCTGCTCCTGGGCGCCTCGTGGCTCATTCCCCAGACCTCTTTCCTCAGTAATGTCTGTGGGCTGTCCATCGGGCTGGCCT ATGGCCTCACGTACTGCTATTCCATCGACCTCTCAGAGCGAGTGGCGCTGAAGCTCGATCAGACCTTCCCCTTCAGCCTGATGAGGAGGATATCCGTGTTCAAGTACGTCTCAGGGTCTTCAGCCGAAAGGAGGGCAGCCCAGAGCCGGAA GCTGAACCCGGTGCCCGGCTCCTACCCCACACAGAGCTGCCACCCTCATCTGTCCCCAAGCCACCCTGTGTCCCAGACGCAGCACGCCAGTGGTCAGAAGCTGGCCTCCTGGCCCTCCTGCACCCCCGGGCACATGCCCACCTTGCCTCCGTACCAGCCTGCCTCTGGCCTGTGCTATGTGCAGAACCACTTTGGTCCAAACCCCACCTCCTCCAGTGTCTACCCGGCTTCTGCAGGTACCTCCCTGGGTGTCCAGCCCCCCACCCCTGTGAACAGCCCTGGCACGGTGTATTCTGGGGCCTTGGGCACTCCGGGGGCTGCAGGCTCCAAGGAGTCCTCCAGGGTCCCCATGCCCTGA